From a single Halobacteriovorax sp. HLS genomic region:
- a CDS encoding glycerophosphodiester phosphodiesterase family protein — MKFLLILILSSFSISLYAKPKCIAHRGFSAEFPENSSLSIAAAVEMGAEGVEFDIQHTKDGVAILMHDETLERTAESKQGMNCPLLSPIAELEYQEIQNNCQLIGNGEIPRLADTLEYLEDKDLYSFIEFKDVPNDRTLDLIEEFNSQKPQLVRLISFKSKALKKANKRSKTSAFWNDIKIMRVYKWLPISFSKYGIDIYYKTRFMAWIPNFFGKEVGVWTVDSKKDLKKMLKRRIAFITTNRVDTCLSLKN, encoded by the coding sequence ATGAAATTTCTATTGATCTTGATTCTATCATCATTTTCCATATCTTTATATGCTAAACCTAAGTGTATTGCTCACAGAGGATTTAGTGCAGAATTTCCAGAAAATTCTTCTCTATCTATTGCTGCTGCAGTTGAGATGGGGGCCGAAGGAGTTGAGTTCGATATACAACACACAAAAGATGGTGTTGCGATTTTAATGCACGACGAAACGTTAGAGCGCACAGCAGAATCAAAGCAAGGTATGAACTGTCCCCTGCTTAGCCCAATCGCAGAGCTTGAATACCAAGAAATTCAAAATAATTGTCAATTAATCGGAAATGGAGAAATTCCAAGACTGGCCGATACCCTTGAGTACCTAGAAGATAAAGACCTCTACTCATTCATTGAATTTAAAGATGTTCCAAATGATAGAACCCTTGATCTTATTGAGGAGTTTAATTCTCAAAAGCCACAGCTTGTACGATTAATTTCTTTTAAATCTAAGGCCCTTAAGAAGGCCAATAAGAGATCAAAGACAAGTGCATTTTGGAATGATATTAAAATCATGAGAGTCTATAAATGGCTGCCAATTTCATTTTCTAAATACGGTATTGATATTTACTATAAAACTCGTTTCATGGCGTGGATTCCTAATTTCTTTGGAAAGGAAGTTGGTGTCTGGACTGTTGATAGTAAGAAAGACTTAAAGAAAATGCTTAAAAGAAGAATCGCCTTTATTACCACCAATAGAGTTGATACTTGTTTAAGTTTAAAGAACTAA